CTGAGAGCAGGCGGACACCGCGGAGCCGCCGGATCATGAGGCTGTAGCAGACGGAGATGATGAGCACGGGGATGatgaaggagaagaggaagatgcAGACGGCAAACACCGGGCCCCAGTagtcctggggggtggggatcTCCACCAGGCACTCGATCTCTGCAGGCAGGAAACAGGGTCAGAGGAGCCGCCACCCACCAGGAGCCCTGTGGAGCTAGAGGGAGGGGCCACCCCACTGACCTTCATCCTCGACCTGTGCCGAGCCCATGATGGCAACCGGAACGCCAACCACAGAGGCCAGGGCCCAGATGGCCACGTTCACGGCCTGGGCCTTACTGGAAGTGCGGACGTCCAGGGCGCGGATCGGGTGGCAGATGGCCACGTAGCGGTCCACACTCATGGCCGTCAGGGTGAAGGTGCTGGTGAACATGTTGTAGTAGTCGATGGCAATCACGGCCTTGCACAGGGCGTTCCCGAATGGCCAGAAGCCCAGCAGGACATCGGTGCCCTGGAAAGGCAGGGTCAGCAGGACCAGCGTGTCGGCCAAGGCCAAGTTGAAGATGTAGATGTTGGTGGCCGTCTTCATCTTGGTGTGTCTGCAAGAGGACAGCAGCAAGTCAGGCTTCGCGGGGTCACCCTGACCGAGCCTGTGTGCACCGCCCCTCCGCATCAGGCAGGCTGCTGGACCTAACCCACGAAGCAGCGtcgcagggtgggggctggggcaagCACCCCAACAAATCCCACCAGGGCTCCTGCTGGACACCAGGGCCCCAAGATGTCTGCTTTGGAAGAGCTGGAGGCTTCAGGACACACGGCTGAGGCTGCACGAAGGCAGCGGGAACGAGAAGGTGAAGAACCCGTCCTCCTCATGGGCAAGTCCCCTCCAGGCCACCCATGGACTCAGAGCCTTGCCCTGCGACTTGCAGAGGTTCCTAGTGCCCTAGAGACCATAACAGCACGTGCCAGGACAGGAAATGGTGACGGGGATGGGATGGGTGACTCTAGCCAAGCACCTGGAACAGGGCTGGGAAAGTTGTGGATAATAAATATTGGTAGAATAAAttaatggtggtgatggtgatggtggggatggtgatggtgatgatggtggtgatggtggtggtgatggtgatgatggtggtgatggtggtggtggtggtgatggtggtgatgatggtggtgatgatggtggtggtgatggtggtggtggtggtgatagtgatgatggtggtgatggtggtggtgatggtggtgatggtggtggtggtggtaatagtgatgatggtgatggtgatgatggtggtggtggtgatggtgatgatggtggtggtggtgatggtgatgatggtggtggtgatgatggtggtggtggtgatagtgatgatggtggtggtgatggtgatgatggtggtggtggtgatggtgatgatggtggtgatggtggtggtgatggtggtgatggtggtggtggtggtaatagtgatgatggtgatggtgatgatggtggtggtggtgatggtgatgatggtggtgatgatggtggtggtggtgatggtgatggtgatggtgatgatggtggtgatggtgatggtggtggtggtggtggtggtgatggtggtgatggtaatggtggtgatggtggtgatgatggtggtgatggtggtggtgatagtgatggtggtggtggtgatggtggtggtggtggtgatggtggtggtgatagtgatgatggtggtgatggtggtgatggtggtggtggtggtggtggtggtgacagcaACACCAGAGATGGTAATATTCTGTATCAGTTTAGCTGCAGAGGTACCAGGTGGGAAGTGTGAGGTTCAATTCTGCCTCTTGGACAGACTCAGAACAAGCAGAAGAGGCTTGAATTACAGCTCAACAACAGACAAGACACTGACAATGGCAGATCCTTGTCAGGCTCTTCACGCGGGTTTTACCTCACTTAAGACACAAAACGCtctggagccgcggctcactaggctaatcctccgcctgcggcgccggcacaccgggttctagtcccggtcggggcgccggattctgtcccggttgcccctcttccaggccagctctctgctgtggccagggagtgcagtggaggatggcccaggtgcttgggccctgcaccccatgggagaccaggagaagcacctggctcctggctcttgccatcggatcagcgcggtgcgccggccacagcgcgccggccgcggcggccattggagagtgaaccaacggcaaaaggaagacctctgtctctctctctcactgtccactctgcctgtcaaaaaaaaaaaaaaaagacacaaaacgCTATCTTAGTCCCCActctggggagggggagctgggacCCCGAGTGTCCAGGCCGCTCTCCTGAGACAGAACTGGTTAGAAGTCGGGCAGGGATGGGAACGGGCGTCTCCACTCCTGGGCAGCCGCCCCCGTCCACTAGGTCACATGGCCTCTGGAGCCGTGTACAGCTGGGGACCCTGGCCGGCAGGAGGACAGTCCCTGTCTGTTCAAGTCCAGGAGTGGCTCTGAGAGGGTTAACAACCCAGGGCTGACACAAGCAGTGGTCAGCAAGGCTGCTACCTGTCTGAGCCAGCCGCAGACGGCAGCCACGGGGGGCAAGTGGATCACAGCACAGTCGGCCCTGAGTGTCAGCCCTGGGAGGGAcaccacacacgtgcacacatgcacacacatacacaagcacacacatgtgGCCATGTGGTCTCTCTTCCTGACTTTCCAGACAAGGAAAACATGGTTTTCTCAGGGACACATGGGACAGGTGGGGGAGGTGAGGCCTGGGTACCCCCACTGCCCTGTCCTGCCTCCGCCAAGGTTCCCACCCTGACACCCTGCTGGGGGCCCAGGGTAGGCAGAGGGACCATCCCCTCTCTCTGGATCAAGGGACACTCTGGGAACGGTAAGATCACCCCAGCCAAATCACCTTCTTGCCCAGGAGCCACCCACAGCTCCCCACTGCCTGCCACGCAAAGTGCTCCCAGCCTGGTACTCGAACCCCACCCGCTGCCTCCAGCTCTCTTCCACCCCTCACCTGGACAGGCCCAGGGCCCGAGTCCTCTCTGCCTTTTGCCCAGAGCACTCTCCATGTGTAAGTCTCCTTGCACATCCTGGCACAGCTCCCCACACTGCCCCAATgccaccccagccccccacccccaaagaccTGGCACCAGCTGGCTTCTTCACGGTCCTCAAGAGCTTCTCGTTCTCTGAGCAGATCATGGGCAGGGCGACACGGCCCCCGTGCCCCCTGGGTGGACCTGCAGGAGGGTCTCATGGGTCACCACGGCATTCCGTGGCACAGAGCCTGGCCGTGGCCCTCCCAGGACAGACCAGCAAGGGCAGGGAaggcccctgctctgccctctgcccgtGGCAGGGGCCTACCCAAAGAGTTGATAGCCAGGGTCTCAGCATCGACCCCACCACCCTGGACAAGGCACAACTCAAAGGCGGGGGGACAGAAATCGGCACCTGCTCATGCTGGGCCCTTCCAGaacagcccctgcctcccctgcagctgtgaggggcctggggagcagcccccctcccccgcagctCTGAGGCCCGCGCCCAGCCTACCTGAGGATGACGTACATGACGAGGCAGTTTCCCAGCAGGCCCCCGACGCACACAGCCAGGTAGAGCCCTACGATGGTGGCCTTGAGCCCCAGGGGCAGGAAGGCTCCGTGGCTGGAGTTGAGCAGCAGGTGGGGGGGCGGCAGGCTGTGGTTGGGGCTCAGGAGAGACAGGTTGCCCTGAAGGTGGCTGCCGTACAGCTCCTCCCAGAACGGAGCAGGGAACAGGGACTCCATCTCTCAGCACCTGGGCCAGGGCACAGGACGCGTGACTCCCAGCAAGCACCACCCAGgacacacgggcacacacgcgtgcacacgcaGGGACGCACATGCATTCTCACACCAGGACACGTGCCCAGACACGCAGCTGCCCGTGtactcacatgtgcacacacacgcgcacacaggacacaggctgctCACGCTCTCGCTCCCCCACTGTCCGAGAGGCTGCCAGCTCCGGCGACTCAAGCTCTCACCTCCGCAACCTCCTCGGGAGCTGGGAACGGAGACCCCGGCCTGTGGCTCCGGGCAGCCggggcaggtgcagagagggTGAAGGGGCCCCTCCTCGCGTGCCGGCCTGGTAGGCTCCGGGTGAGGCTGTGGCGGCTGCTCCTTCTCCGCAGACGCCAGGCGCCAGCGACGCAGCAAGGAGTGCGGCAGccaggagcgggggagggggaggaggctgcagctccagagggggcggggcttcgcaggctggaggagggggccACAGGGAAAGTGGGTCACCTGGGCCCCcaaggacagggagagacacagggccAGGCCATAAGGAGATGAACAATGAGGCTCAAACCCACAGATCCCAGGCGGATCGCAGGGCAGAGACATCAACAGGTCCATAGAGCCAGAGACAAGACACAGCACAAACACAGGACAGACACGCACGGGACCCGGGACAGACGTGCACAGGACACATGCATAGGACACACATGGGACAGGACTCACAGGGAAATGGAAAAGGCACACAGCTGTGTGTGGCATCTCGCACACAAAGACAGGGCAGGCGGAGGCCCCAACGTGCCTTAATTGTCATTCTGTGCTCACAGCAGACTCTTTGGGccctcagcctggccaggcctcaGCGTTCCAGAGCCTGGCAAACAGCAGGATGCCTGGgtccaggatgctggcaccgtgcCCACTGTGTGCCTCTGTGCCTACGGCCAGCTAATCCCATCACAAGCCCAAGCTGCAGAATACCCCCTGCACCTGGCCATGCCACCCATGCTGCCCTCCCGCACAGGAGCGACCTGCCTCAGACAGGGTGGAGCCTGGGTCTGGTTGTCACTGGAGGTCCCACAGATGTCTCACACAACTGATCAGCTCCCACGGCCATGTGCACAGTCCAATCAAAGGAACAGCTACGGTCAAGGCTGCATGGGTGACGGCGCAGCTGGGTGGCCAGCCCCCCGTCACAtgtctgtcctctctgcctgggcTTTGAAGGTGGgtcagacccctccccacccagagaGACCCAGCTCACAGCATCCTTCTCCAGGATGGGACCTGGTTGCTAGGCAACTGGAAGCCGCGTCGCTAGGATACCTGGTGACTCAGGAGAAGCGAGAGCGGACGGACGCCCCAGGACTCGAGTGTCCCGAGCTGCCCCCATCTCCTTCTCACCTCCGCACTTCACCGCAGCTGAAACTCGGGGTCACCTGTGTGCAATCAGGGGACACACGAAAGCTCAGGAATGCACATTCACAGGGAGGCGTGAACACAGGGCCACACACGTGCAAACTCACAACAAGGTGCACCAGGCACATGGCAGACCGAGAGTGACTGGCATGTTTGGGCAAAGGCAGACGCTGACCGAAGCCCTCCGACCACGCACAGTGGAACCCACTGACTGTGGGAGTCCAAGGGAGGCAGGCCCAGGCGGCTCAGACTCCTGCAGCCCTTCCCCCGACTGCCTGTGCCTTCCTCCCAGTCAGAACCCCGCCCAGGGAGGCCACTGCTGGGCTCTGTGAAGAGCCCATTGGAGAAGAGGGGGTGTGCTGagaggggtgggaggcagagaaagggaggacCAGGCTCCTCCGCACATAACCCTGGTCCCTCCGGCCCAGGCAGCTGCCCACCAGCCACACCCGGGGCTGCCTTTCCCAGACCTCCAGGTGCAGCAGTGGCCGGGGCTActtcctgggcccagctccctctGTGGGCCCTGCAGGGTCCAGGGCTCTGCCTCAGCACCCCCACTTCAGAACTGTCTCCAATTGCAGAATGTGCCCCCTCCTGTGTTCTGTGCCGTGCGGCCTTGTCCCATTTCCAACCACAGGACACGCGGGTCCCAGGGTGATGCTGgtgtccccagcccagccagctcaagtcccagcgccagccctgggagcccagcAGCCACCACCCACCCAGCCGGAGCCGTGAGTCAGTGGTGACTTGTCTGCCCGgctgtgttggggtgggggggtcctggTCTCAgcagagaccccagcagaagccaggaggaggcactACCCGGCCCCTACAAGGTGCTGTCAAATTCAAGAACGCATGGTCAGCTAGGGCCCTGCAGTGCAGGGGTCACAGGGCTGCTGACTGTTCATTGTTTTGGGGAGTTCTGAACCTGCACTCCATCCCCACAGCCCCTCAGCCTGTGCACAGCGTGGGGACTCCTTGAAGAGGcggggagggctgtggggagccCCCCAGGGGCCGCCTCCTCCTAGCAGCCTCCCTGGATTCTcaggagcccaggctggggctctgctctgctcctcaACAATgactcctcctggctcctgagggtCCAGGCCAGGGGACAATTGGGTGGGGGTCACGGGATGAGCAGCAGCCCGTGGAGAAGGGACCTGCAAATCCTCGTTTTTGTAGGATTGAGAAACAGGCCCCTCTTCCCCCCTGGTTCCCAGCAAGGTCCCCGAGGCCCAGTGCTTGCCTGGCTCCCACAGCCAGGGTGTCCAGTCCTCACTCCCTGCCACTCTCTGTGCAGCTGAGGCCCACCAGGAGGGTGTCTCCTAGCTGTCTCAGCAGGGCGTGTGGCTTCCAAGGGCTGATGGAAACACCGAGGTGAGAGAGATACGttccgtccactagttcactccccaaacacccaaaacagccagtgctgggccaggccaaaaccaggagccaagaactccctcttggttccccacatgagtggcaagcacttgggccgtcacctgctctctcccaagctgcatcagcaggaggccagAATCGGAGGCAGAGCCAAGTGTGCCCCACATGGTTAAGTGTGACATGGTGACAGGTGGAGGTTCTTCACCACGGAGAACAGTGATAGGCAAGGTAGCGAGGTTGAACGGGGGagggcatccgtcagaacggatgggacagaatccgagaGAGAGCCGGGCCACGCAGACTGGGGAAAGGAAGGTGACTCGGTTGAATGGAGAGGACGCACCTGCAGGCCAGgtggtggctcagcagagagctgagtgccAGGCGTGCAGTCCCTGCTCAGTCATGGAGGGCCAGCgtttctcctttccctctccctcttcctccaggacaaaggagtGAGTGTGAATCAGGAGCAATTCTTCCCCGTATCAGTGCTCAGTGCTGTCAGACGGGGGAGCCCCCGCAGGGCAGAGAGGCCTCCTCGGGTGCCTGCCTCGGAGGAAGGCTGAGATGGTTTTACTGCTCAGTGTGCTCCTGGGAGCTTCCCTTGGTGGGAGGGCTGAGACCACCTGGAAGTTACccgggtctgggcaggactttgtgagtc
The window above is part of the Oryctolagus cuniculus chromosome 11, mOryCun1.1, whole genome shotgun sequence genome. Proteins encoded here:
- the OPRL1 gene encoding nociceptin receptor isoform X1, which codes for MESLFPAPFWEELYGSHLQGNLSLLSPNHSLPPPHLLLNSSHGAFLPLGLKATIVGLYLAVCVGGLLGNCLVMYVILRHTKMKTATNIYIFNLALADTLVLLTLPFQGTDVLLGFWPFGNALCKAVIAIDYYNMFTSTFTLTAMSVDRYVAICHPIRALDVRTSSKAQAVNVAIWALASVVGVPVAIMGSAQVEDEEIECLVEIPTPQDYWGPVFAVCIFLFSFIIPVLIISVCYSLMIRRLRGVRLLSGSREKDRNLRRITRLVLVVVAVFVGCWTPVQVFVLVQGLGVQPGSETAVAVLRFCTALGYVNSCLNPILYAFLDENFKACFRRFCCASALRREMQVSDRVRSIAKDVALACKTSETVPRPA
- the OPRL1 gene encoding nociceptin receptor isoform X2, with the protein product MICSENEKLLRTVKKPAGARHTKMKTATNIYIFNLALADTLVLLTLPFQGTDVLLGFWPFGNALCKAVIAIDYYNMFTSTFTLTAMSVDRYVAICHPIRALDVRTSSKAQAVNVAIWALASVVGVPVAIMGSAQVEDEEIECLVEIPTPQDYWGPVFAVCIFLFSFIIPVLIISVCYSLMIRRLRGVRLLSGSREKDRNLRRITRLVLVVVAVFVGCWTPVQVFVLVQGLGVQPGSETAVAVLRFCTALGYVNSCLNPILYAFLDENFKACFRRFCCASALRREMQVSDRVRSIAKDVALACKTSETVPRPA